Proteins encoded together in one Flavobacterium keumense window:
- a CDS encoding TonB-dependent receptor, with translation MTLLHKTITSLLLLITTTLFAQTDVEGVVKDKNNQPLELANVLLKGTKYHALTDANGKFTIDTREKLPFTLIVQFVGHQTAELRFTSLPTNPIEIVLKSENQLNDVVITSRRRIEKAQNVPIPISVVGGRQAEQAGAFNVNRLKELVPSVQLYSSNPRNTTINIRGLGSTFGLTNDGIDPGVGFYVDGVYYARPAATTLDFVDVDQIEVLRGPQGTLFGKNTTAGAFNVTSRKASFTSGANLELSYGNYGFIQAKASITGALSKKIAARLSFSGTQRDGLIENIVTGKKVNDLNNQGVRGQLLYTPTENTDITLAVDYSKQRPDGYAQVIAGVVQTNRAAYRQFNNIINSLGYSLPSTNPFDRKIDHDTPWRSGQDLGGASLNINSKIGNGKLTATSAWRFWNWDPSNDRDFTGLSVLRLSQATSKHQQWSQEIRYAGTFLPKVTGVVGIFGIGQDLKTDPYHIEESGSAQWRFSQDSTDPLWQTPGLFDGYGIKTKSTLNTFSGAVFGQTDWAITDKLHVLTGLRYNYDKKKIDYNRTTYGGLQTTNTALLALKKKVYSDQAFKVDVEDTNFSGNVTLAYKVSEKINTFATFANSYKPVGINLGGIPSDANGPIIALAKIKPEKVNHYEIGIKSTPFNSTTINLTIFNTDIDNYQTLVQSEDPTLNRGYLANAEKVRVRGFEADSRITINQYLSFNAAITYNEGKYISFKNAPLPLEETGLKVNGVSIYSKDVSGGTLPGISKWAGTLGGDLSKEGQFFGNKGRFFIAIDSYSRSSFSSSATPSKYLNIQGYSIFNGRVGFRASEGLSVYLWGRNLLDKNYFEQLLPASGNAGHYAGVLGDQRTYGITLRYNL, from the coding sequence ATGACTCTATTACACAAAACAATTACAAGTTTACTATTACTAATCACAACTACTTTATTTGCCCAAACAGATGTAGAAGGAGTTGTTAAGGATAAAAACAACCAGCCTTTAGAATTAGCGAATGTACTTCTTAAAGGCACAAAATACCATGCATTAACGGATGCTAATGGAAAGTTTACAATTGATACACGAGAAAAATTACCTTTCACATTAATTGTACAATTTGTAGGTCACCAAACAGCAGAATTACGATTTACAAGCTTGCCTACTAATCCCATTGAAATCGTTTTAAAAAGCGAAAATCAACTGAATGATGTTGTCATCACCTCTAGACGTAGAATTGAAAAAGCACAAAATGTACCTATTCCAATCTCAGTTGTCGGAGGAAGACAAGCAGAACAAGCGGGTGCGTTTAATGTAAACCGTTTAAAAGAATTAGTACCTTCAGTACAATTGTATTCATCTAATCCAAGAAACACGACCATCAACATTAGAGGACTAGGTTCTACCTTTGGTTTGACCAATGATGGAATTGATCCTGGAGTAGGCTTTTATGTAGACGGAGTGTATTATGCGCGTCCTGCTGCAACCACTCTTGATTTTGTAGATGTGGATCAAATTGAAGTTTTACGCGGACCTCAAGGAACTCTTTTTGGCAAAAACACTACTGCAGGAGCTTTTAACGTAACGAGTAGAAAAGCTAGCTTCACATCGGGCGCTAATCTTGAATTAAGTTATGGAAATTACGGTTTCATTCAAGCAAAAGCCTCCATTACGGGAGCTTTAAGCAAAAAAATTGCAGCTAGATTATCGTTTTCTGGAACACAACGCGACGGATTAATTGAGAATATAGTTACAGGCAAAAAAGTTAACGATTTAAACAACCAAGGAGTGCGTGGACAGTTGTTGTATACACCTACCGAAAATACGGATATTACCTTAGCAGTTGATTATTCTAAACAAAGACCTGATGGCTATGCTCAAGTTATTGCGGGTGTGGTTCAAACTAATAGAGCAGCTTACAGACAATTCAACAACATCATCAATTCATTAGGATATAGTTTGCCTAGCACTAATCCATTTGATAGAAAAATTGATCACGATACTCCGTGGCGTTCAGGACAAGATTTAGGTGGCGCTTCATTGAACATTAATAGTAAAATTGGAAATGGAAAACTTACAGCCACCTCAGCTTGGCGTTTTTGGAATTGGGATCCATCTAATGACAGGGATTTTACTGGACTATCTGTTTTACGACTATCTCAAGCTACTTCAAAACACCAACAATGGTCACAAGAAATTCGTTATGCTGGGACATTTTTACCAAAAGTAACAGGAGTTGTAGGGATATTTGGGATTGGACAAGATTTAAAAACCGATCCATATCATATTGAAGAGTCAGGCTCCGCACAATGGCGTTTTTCACAAGACTCAACTGATCCGCTATGGCAAACTCCCGGATTATTTGACGGCTATGGTATAAAAACTAAATCTACTTTAAACACGTTTAGTGGAGCAGTTTTTGGACAAACCGACTGGGCAATTACCGATAAATTACACGTATTAACTGGCTTACGTTACAACTATGACAAGAAAAAAATAGATTATAATAGAACCACTTACGGAGGTCTTCAAACAACAAATACTGCATTGTTAGCCTTAAAGAAAAAAGTATATTCTGATCAAGCCTTTAAAGTGGATGTAGAAGACACTAACTTTTCCGGAAATGTAACTCTAGCCTATAAAGTTTCAGAAAAAATCAACACTTTTGCCACTTTTGCTAATAGTTATAAACCAGTAGGAATTAATCTTGGAGGCATTCCATCAGATGCCAATGGTCCAATTATAGCTTTGGCTAAAATTAAACCTGAAAAAGTAAATCATTATGAAATCGGTATCAAATCAACCCCATTTAATAGTACTACAATTAATCTAACCATTTTTAATACCGATATTGATAACTACCAAACCTTAGTTCAAAGTGAAGATCCTACTTTAAATCGTGGCTATCTTGCCAATGCTGAAAAAGTAAGAGTACGAGGTTTTGAAGCCGATTCAAGAATAACAATTAACCAATATCTATCCTTTAACGCAGCAATAACGTATAATGAGGGTAAATACATTAGCTTTAAAAACGCTCCTCTACCATTAGAAGAGACCGGATTAAAAGTAAATGGTGTCTCTATTTATTCTAAAGATGTATCTGGCGGAACCTTACCTGGAATTTCAAAATGGGCAGGGACTTTAGGAGGAGATCTATCTAAAGAAGGACAGTTTTTTGGTAACAAAGGAAGGTTTTTTATTGCTATTGATTCCTATTCAAGATCAAGCTTTTCATCAAGTGCAACTCCTTCAAAATACTTAAATATCCAAGGATACAGTATTTTTAATGGACGTGTTGGATTTAGAGCTTCGGAAGGCTTATCGGTCTATCTTTGGGGACGTAACTTATTAGACAAAAATTACTTTGAGCAATTGTTACCAGCCTCTGGAAATGCAGGACACTATGCTGGAGTTTTAGGAGATCAAAGGACCTATGGAATTACTTTGAGATACAATCTTTAA
- a CDS encoding RrF2 family transcriptional regulator, which produces MLSHKTKYALKALLFLAQQEPGYIARTIEIADTAAIPKKFLEQILLDLKRGHFVGSKQGKFGGYYLIKSSDEITLADIHRLFDGAIALLPCASLNFYEPCSDCKSESECALRHGLIAIREETLKAMQGITIASLVKK; this is translated from the coding sequence ATGCTTTCACATAAAACTAAATACGCACTTAAAGCCTTATTGTTTCTTGCCCAACAAGAACCAGGTTACATTGCGCGTACTATAGAAATTGCAGATACAGCTGCAATACCCAAAAAGTTTCTAGAGCAAATTTTATTAGATTTAAAAAGAGGTCATTTTGTAGGTAGCAAGCAAGGAAAATTTGGCGGCTATTACCTCATTAAATCATCTGATGAAATCACATTAGCTGATATTCATCGCTTATTTGATGGAGCCATTGCACTACTTCCGTGTGCTTCTTTGAATTTTTACGAACCTTGTTCTGATTGCAAAAGTGAGTCAGAATGCGCCTTACGACACGGTTTAATTGCTATTCGCGAAGAAACTTTAAAAGCCATGCAAGGCATTACTATCGCCTCTTTAGTAAAAAAATAA